Genomic DNA from uncultured Desulfuromusa sp.:
TACTGCAGATACTTCAGGAGAAAGCGCGAATACCCAATGCCGAGGTCGCGCGCCAAGTTGGCATGGCTCCTTCAGCTGTTCTGGAGAGAATTCGTAAGCTTGAAGACCGTAAAATTATTCAGGGTTACGAAGTCCGTCTTAACCCTCAACCTTTTAATCAGGGGTTAACGGCTTTTGTGCAGGTCACAGTTCAGTCATCCAGGCGTTCAGATTTGCCTGAGGCGTTATCTCAGGTGACCGGTGTTCAGGATGTTCATCAGGTTGCCGGTGATGATGGCTACATGCTGAAACTACGCGTTGCTGATAATGCTGAGTTAGGCAGGGTTCTTGTCGACGAAATATGCCCCCTGTCCGGCGTACTGCAAACAAAAACTCATATCGTACTGAATACAATAAAAGAAACCAGAAAAATTGACTTAAACCGTTTTTCATCATAATTGAAGGAGCTATTTCATGCCCATGTCACAGAGTTTCAAAGATCGCCTTTTTCCTGTTGCCAAACAACTTGTCGAACATTATGGCTCCCCATTCCATATTTACGATGAGGTTGGTATCCGTGAAACAGGAGAGGCTCTAAAGAAAATTTTTTCGGGAGTTGAAGGTTTTCGTGAGTATTATGCTGTTAAGGCATTACCTAATCCAAGCATTCTAACGCTCATGTTTGATATGGGTTTTGGATTTGATTGCAGCTCAATTGGTGAGCTTCGTTTGAGTCGCCAGGTTGGTGCTCGAGGGGAACAGATTATGTTCACTTCAAACAACACCAATCAGGTTGAATTTAATGTCGCAGCCGAAGAGGGTGGCTGTGTTCTTAATCTTGACGATATTTCCTTGATTGATAAGGTGCCGGAATTCCCTGAACTGATCTGTTTCCGTTACAATCCCGGTCCACGCCGGACCGGCAATGTGATCATTGGTAATCCGGTGGAAGCGAAATATGGAGTCACTCATGAGCAGGTCGTTTCTGCTTATCGCCTGGCGCAGCAGCGAGGTGCAAAGCGTTTTGGTCTGCACACGATGGTGGCTTCAAATGAGCTTGATTACACCTATATGGTGGAAACGGCCCGAATGGTCCTGGAAATTGCTGAGCTGGTAGAGTCTGAGTTGGGGATCAAGTTTGAATTTGTCAATATCGGTGGTGGATTTGGTATTCCCTATAGTCCTGATCAATCTCCGCTGGATGTTGACTCCATGGCTGCTGAAATTGAGGCTCTGTTTAATTCTTTCAAAGAAAAACATCATTATGTGCCGCGGATGTATATGGAAAGTGGGCGGTTTATGACGGGACCGCATGGATGCCTGGTGACTTCCGCTATTAATCATAAAAATATTTATCGCAAATACGTCGGTGTTGATGCGTGTATGTCTGCATTGATGCGACCGGCAATGTATGGTGCCTATCATCATATCGATGTTGTTGGAAAAGAGACCGCCCCTAAAGATCAAATTTATGATGTTGCTGGCTCTCTTTGTGAAAACAATGATAAATTTGCGGTACAGCGTGAGCTACCTGAAATTGACGAGGGTGATATTCTTGTTATTCATGATACAGGGGCTCACGGTCATGCGATGGGCTTTCAGTATAATGCTAAATTGCGCCCCAAAGAATTGTTGCTTCGCGCTGATGGATCGGTAGAATTAATCCGCCGCGAAGAAACTCTTGAAGATTATTTTGCTACCCTGAATTTTACTGAAGATCAATTTATCCCGCAGCAGAATAAAGGTTAGTCTTGCCTGTTTTGGAAAAATCACTGATTGGTTGTGATCTCCCGCCATTAACTGTGGAGGCGCTGGTTAATGGCGGTGCTGGATTGGCCCGACATGAAGGGAGAGTTGTTTTTATTCCGCACACGGCGGTTGGTGATGTCGTTGTCTGCCGGGTCACGAAGGATAAAAAGAAGTTTCTGGAAGCCAAAGTTATTGAAATTATCAAACCATCATCAATACGGTGTCGGCCTATGTGTCCGGTGGCCGGTGATTGTGGAGGCTGCCAGTGGCAACATCTTCCTTATGCAGAACAGTTATATTGGAAAGAGTCTCTTTTCCGGGAAACGTTGATACACCAATGTGGAGTTGATGCTGATAGAGTGTTACTTATTATTCCTGCTGTGAATGAGTGGAACTATCGCAGTCGGGTCCAGGTGAAGTGCCGCAACACTCAGTCCGGGTTTATGACAGGTTTTTATCGCTCAAAAAGCCATCGCATCGTCTCCATTGAAGAGTGTCCTGTTATTGCCCCGGAACTGAACACCTTGCTCTCCCGCTTGAGAGGTTGCATCAATCTTACCGTTTTTGCCGGCGATATTCCCCAAATCGATATGGGTGTTGATGATTGTGGTTGCTGTTCTGCGGTTCTTCATTATTCCGGCCATGATGAGGAAAAACTTACTGAACTGCTGACCAGGGAAACTTTGGCGGCAGCTTTGTTTATAAAAAAAACTTCCGAGAAGAAAATACAGAACATCCATGGAAACGATTCATTACAAATCATCATTGATCAACCCCCAATCCTTTTGAAATATGCCGTTGGCAGTTTTTCTCAGATCAATCTGGAACAAAACCGTTTATTAATCGACAGCGTTCTCCATTTAGCTGAGTTGACGGGAACTGAACAGGTGTTGGATTTATACTGTGGCATGGGTAATTTTTCTCTCCCTTTAGCTCGTCGAGCCGGCCATGTCGTTGGTGTTGAAGAATCGGAAGCTTCTATCGAAGCTGCAAAAAGCAATAGTCGTCAGAATAACATTATCAACGTCGATTTTTTTAATCAGGTAGCTGAGGGAGCTTTAGAGCGCCTAAGCAATAAGATCCAACCCGATTTGTTAATTTTGGATCCCCCACGTAGCGGTGCCTATGCTATTATGAAAGAACTTCAAAGGAAGCCGGTAAAAAAAATAATCTATGTCTCTTGCGATCCGCAAACACTCGCAAGAGATTTAAGTTATCTTATCAATAACAACTATGAATTGCTGTCCAGCCAGCCTGTTGATATGTTTCCACAGACGTACCATTGTGAGAGTATCTCGTTGCTGCGATATGATTCATGATCACAACGTCAAAGCGTTGTATGCATATTTTTGCGTCATTTTTAATTTTAATGATTACTTTCTAGGCAGTTCATGGAGGTGTTTTTAACAGGTTCCCGTTCCTGATTTTTATATCTATCTGTAAAATAGAAGAAATCATTTTTTTGCTATATTGGCTTACTCTTTGCTTTGATGGCATCGAGTAAAAAAAAGATACGTTTTGCGTTGAATAAAAGGGAGGACTTTTACATGCGGAAAGTTGAAGCCATCATCAAGCCATTTAAGCTGGATGAAGTTAAAGAAGCTTTGAATGAGATTGGTATTCAGGGAATCACAGTCAGTGAAGTTAAAGGTTTTGGTCGTCAGAAAGGGCACACTGAACTTTATCGTGGTGCTGAATATGTTGTTGATTTTATTCCCAAGATCAAAATGGAGATTATAGTTGTTGACGACCAGGTCGCCAAAGTTGTTGATGTGATTGCAGATGCTGCGAAGACTGGTCGTATAGGTGACGGTAAAATATTCGTAACGCCTATAGATGAAATCGTTCGCATTCGTACCGGAGAACGCGGTGAGGATGCTATTTAAAATATTGAATCTTGTTCGTTGTTTCCCTTTCTTTGTTGCACGTGGACAATTTTAAAATCATTTAAAGGAGATATTACAGATGACCCCAAGTGAAGTCGTTAAGTTTGCAGAAGAAAATGATTGTCAGATGGTCGATTATAAGTTTCTTGATTTTATCGGAATCTGGCAGCATTTCAGTGTGCCGATGAGTGAGTTTAGTGAAGAGACTTTTGAGGAAGGAATTGGCTTTGACGGGTCTTCTATTCGTGCATGGCAACCTATCCACAATTCAGATATGTTGCTCGTTCCCGATCCTGATACAGCCCAAATTGATCCCTTTATTGAGGTCACGACTCTGAGCTTGATCTGTGACATCATGGACCCAATCACGCGCGAAGGTTATACCCGTGACCCCCGCTTTATCGCAAAGAAGGCCGAAGCCTATCTTAAGTCTTCCGGCATAGCTGATACCGCGTATTTTGGCCCAGAGCCGGAATTCTTTATTTTTGACGATGTCCGGTATTCATCCAGTGCAAATGAGTCTTTCTACTCCGTTGATTCTGCTGAGGGGACATGGAATACCGGACGAGAAGAATTCCCCAATCTTGGTTATAAGCCACGCCATAAAGAAGGTTATTTCCCTTGTGCACCGACTGACTCACACGTTGATTTGCGTAATGAAATGGTTCAGGTTCTGCAAAGTGTTGGCATGACGATTGAGGCTGTCCACCACGAGGTTTCCACGGGGGGACAAAACGAAATTGATATGCGTTTTGATTCACTTTTAAAAATGGGTGATACTCTTAAATGGTTCAAGTATATTGTTAAGAATGTCGCTTTCCGTAACGGTAAAACGGCTACTTTTATGCCTAAACCAATTTACAATGATAATGGTTCAGGCATGCACTGTCATCAATCATTATGGAAGGATGGAGTCAATCTCTTTGCCGGTGATGGCTATGGCGGTTTGTCAAAAATGGCAATGTACTACATTGGCGGTATCATGAAGCACGCGAAAGCGCTTTGTGCTTTCACTAATCCGACGACAAACTCTTACAAGCGTCTTGTTCCCGGATTTGAAGCTCCCGTAAATCTGGCCTATTCCAACCGTAACCGTTCTGCATCGTTGCGGATACCGGTGACCAATAATGAAAAAGCCAAACGGGTCGAATACCGTACACCAGATGCTTCTGCTAATGGTTATCTTGCTTTTGCTGCACAGTTAATGGCTGGGCTGGATGGCATCGAAAATAAAATTGATCCAGGTCAACCTTTGGATAAGGATATCTACGGTCTATCTCCTGAGGAGCTGAAGGATGTTCCTGTTGTTGCCGGTTCTCTGGAAGAGGCACTGGATAATCTTGAAAAAGATCATGATTTCCTCCTTAAGGGTGACGTTTTCACCTCTGATGTTATCGATATGTGGATCAGCTATAAGCGTGAGTCTGAAGTTGACCCTGTGAGAATGCGTCCATGTCCGGAAGAATTTGCTCTGTACTTTGACTGCTAGATATTTGTTTCAACTTTAAACTTAAACAGTGCCTTTCTTCCAGAAAGGTATGTATTACCAAAAAACCCCACATTTTTAAAATGTGGGGTTTTGTTTTCTTCCCTTTTCGTTTGTTGTTATGGCCTTACATATCTGTTTTGAAAACAGAAAAATAAAACGATATCGATCAGAGCTAAGAATCGACATTTTTGCAATACAGTAACGGGGTCCCATCTTTTAACCTCTGTAAATTCTCTGAAACGTTCCGATATATTCCATCGAGTGATATATCTGTAACACCACCTATATGGGGGGTAGCAATAACATTTTGAGCAAAAACCGGATCCTGCGGATCTGGAGGCTCCTGCCAGAACACATCAAGACCGGCTCCTCCAAGAGTTTCGGTTTTCAGTGCTTCCAGTAACGCCTGACGGTCGACAACTCCACCACGTCCAAGGTTGATCAGCATCGTCCCCGCCTGCATGTTTTGAAACATTTTGTGGTTGAACAAACCATGAGTCGCAGCTGTGTCAGGCAGGCTTAAGATGACAAAGTTTGACTCTGATAATAACTGTGGAAGATCGTCAAGGGTGCCAACCCAGTCGAGGCCATATTGGTCTGCAAAGTCAGTGCAGGCTTTTGATTTAATTCCGATCAGACGCATTTCAAATGCACGTAGCCTTTGCAGCAAAGCTTTGCCAATTCCTCCCAGCCCAACTAATCCTGCTGTTTTCCCTTTCAAGGCTGCTCCCATAGGTCTTCCGATCTGCTGGTTTTGCAGTTGTGCTTGAATCTCTCCAGTTTTTCGCGCCAGAGACAGCATCAGATAAACTCCGAGCTCTGCGACTGAATCGGCATTGCCGGAAACTCCGCTGGGAACATTGGCGACTCTGATGCCGAGAGAGGAGGCGGCCTGGATGTCGACACCTTCAAGGCCTGCTCCGATCTGTTGAATCAACTGCAATGAATCAGCGGTAGCTAATATCTGTTTGTCGACAGAGCTCATCGTTGGAATTAAAACGTCAAAGCCTTCAAGGCTTTCGATCTGGTAGCTTCCCGTTGCAATAAAATCCATGTCGGGATGTGCCTGGCGGAGGCTATGCAAAATTCCACCCCATGCATTTTCCGGTGCCGCAAATAAAATCTTCATATAAAATTCTTCCATTGGTGGTAAAAAAATAGGAGTTGATCTAATAATACGATGAGATAGATTATAACCCTCTTTGTTTCAGATCCATCACTAAAATAAAGAAATTGAGAGTTAAGTAATGTTTTTAAATTACCTTGCCTTACTGAAAGAAATTCGTTTCCCGGATATCCTTGACATCGCTTTTTCTTCAGCGATTATCTGGTTTCTCTTTTCTATCTTTCGTGCTCGCAGAACCTGGAGAATCGGTGCCGGTCTTATTGGATATGGTCTGATTCTTCTTATCGCGCATGAGCTGGAATTCAACCTTACGGTCAGGATTCTGCAAGGACTTTCTGCCGTGGTTGTCCTGACGATCGTCGTCATTTATCAGAATGAAATCCGGAGGGTTGTCGACGAATTGTTTCATCTTGTTTTCCGGCGACGGGCAAAATTATTACCGGGGCAGGGGAGTGTCCCGGAACAGCTGGTTAGAATTGCCTATGAGTTGTCGGAACGGCGCTGGGGAGCCCTGATTATTCTTTCCGGACAGCTGTCGCTGGATAATCTTATCACCGAAGGAACCAGATTGAATGGTCTTCTCAGTCGCCCCCTTCTCATGAGTTTGTTTGATCCCGGCTCGCCTGGACATGATGGTGCGCTGGTGCTGCATGGGGACCGTATTGAGCGTTTTGGCAGCCGTTTGCCGTTGACGGAGCACGATGAACAGGTTCAGGAGAGAGGGACTCGTCATGCTGCAGCGATCGGATTGTCTGAAAAAACCGATGCCTTGATCCTGGTCGTCTCTGAAGAGAGTGGCACTATCTCGGTGGCTAAGGAAGGAAGGTTGGAAACTGTTTCAGACAGTCAGGCGTTGCTGTGCGAAATTAATGATTTTGGATCAGATCTGGCTTCACGGGAGAGCGGCAGGAAACGTTACCAGTCTTACTTCAGAATGGCTCTGAGACTGATATTCGCAGTGGTCATGACTTCAGTTATCTGGTTGGTCATGGTTCCCGGTTCAGCGGTTGTTACCATGGACTTTGTTGTCCCGATTCAGGTTCAGGATATCCCCGACGGCTATGAGTTTGACTCGGTGACGCCACCTGAAGCAGTGGTCTACTTAACTGGCGAGAGGCGCGAGTTGTTTAAACTGAAACCTGAAGATTTACTGATATCTCTCGATGCGACATTGACGGCTTTGGGAAGGCAGACTTACACGCTGAACAATTCTCAGATGATGCTGCCTGGAACGCTCAAAATTGATAAAATTGAGCCGGGATCAGTTAAGGTGAAAGTCAGGAAAATTTCAATGCCGAATTGATCAAAACTATGATTCATCATGAATTTGATTGTCGTCAGATGTTTTGCAAAAAGTATAAGCTTACTTTATAAGGATTGGTTATGAATAATATAGAACTGTTTAGTGCACGTGTCTGTCCCTTTGCTCACCGGAGTCGCCTCGCACTGATGGAAAAGAAGCTTTCTTTTTCTTTGGTTGATATCGATC
This window encodes:
- the lysA gene encoding diaminopimelate decarboxylase, whose protein sequence is MPMSQSFKDRLFPVAKQLVEHYGSPFHIYDEVGIRETGEALKKIFSGVEGFREYYAVKALPNPSILTLMFDMGFGFDCSSIGELRLSRQVGARGEQIMFTSNNTNQVEFNVAAEEGGCVLNLDDISLIDKVPEFPELICFRYNPGPRRTGNVIIGNPVEAKYGVTHEQVVSAYRLAQQRGAKRFGLHTMVASNELDYTYMVETARMVLEIAELVESELGIKFEFVNIGGGFGIPYSPDQSPLDVDSMAAEIEALFNSFKEKHHYVPRMYMESGRFMTGPHGCLVTSAINHKNIYRKYVGVDACMSALMRPAMYGAYHHIDVVGKETAPKDQIYDVAGSLCENNDKFAVQRELPEIDEGDILVIHDTGAHGHAMGFQYNAKLRPKELLLRADGSVELIRREETLEDYFATLNFTEDQFIPQQNKG
- a CDS encoding diadenylate cyclase, with the translated sequence MFLNYLALLKEIRFPDILDIAFSSAIIWFLFSIFRARRTWRIGAGLIGYGLILLIAHELEFNLTVRILQGLSAVVVLTIVVIYQNEIRRVVDELFHLVFRRRAKLLPGQGSVPEQLVRIAYELSERRWGALIILSGQLSLDNLITEGTRLNGLLSRPLLMSLFDPGSPGHDGALVLHGDRIERFGSRLPLTEHDEQVQERGTRHAAAIGLSEKTDALILVVSEESGTISVAKEGRLETVSDSQALLCEINDFGSDLASRESGRKRYQSYFRMALRLIFAVVMTSVIWLVMVPGSAVVTMDFVVPIQVQDIPDGYEFDSVTPPEAVVYLTGERRELFKLKPEDLLISLDATLTALGRQTYTLNNSQMMLPGTLKIDKIEPGSVKVKVRKISMPN
- a CDS encoding Lrp/AsnC family transcriptional regulator, which translates into the protein MDIKRTIDDIDYQILQILQEKARIPNAEVARQVGMAPSAVLERIRKLEDRKIIQGYEVRLNPQPFNQGLTAFVQVTVQSSRRSDLPEALSQVTGVQDVHQVAGDDGYMLKLRVADNAELGRVLVDEICPLSGVLQTKTHIVLNTIKETRKIDLNRFSS
- a CDS encoding 2-hydroxyacid dehydrogenase, whose product is MKILFAAPENAWGGILHSLRQAHPDMDFIATGSYQIESLEGFDVLIPTMSSVDKQILATADSLQLIQQIGAGLEGVDIQAASSLGIRVANVPSGVSGNADSVAELGVYLMLSLARKTGEIQAQLQNQQIGRPMGAALKGKTAGLVGLGGIGKALLQRLRAFEMRLIGIKSKACTDFADQYGLDWVGTLDDLPQLLSESNFVILSLPDTAATHGLFNHKMFQNMQAGTMLINLGRGGVVDRQALLEALKTETLGGAGLDVFWQEPPDPQDPVFAQNVIATPHIGGVTDISLDGIYRNVSENLQRLKDGTPLLYCKNVDS
- a CDS encoding P-II family nitrogen regulator codes for the protein MRKVEAIIKPFKLDEVKEALNEIGIQGITVSEVKGFGRQKGHTELYRGAEYVVDFIPKIKMEIIVVDDQVAKVVDVIADAAKTGRIGDGKIFVTPIDEIVRIRTGERGEDAI
- the glnA gene encoding type I glutamate--ammonia ligase; translation: MTPSEVVKFAEENDCQMVDYKFLDFIGIWQHFSVPMSEFSEETFEEGIGFDGSSIRAWQPIHNSDMLLVPDPDTAQIDPFIEVTTLSLICDIMDPITREGYTRDPRFIAKKAEAYLKSSGIADTAYFGPEPEFFIFDDVRYSSSANESFYSVDSAEGTWNTGREEFPNLGYKPRHKEGYFPCAPTDSHVDLRNEMVQVLQSVGMTIEAVHHEVSTGGQNEIDMRFDSLLKMGDTLKWFKYIVKNVAFRNGKTATFMPKPIYNDNGSGMHCHQSLWKDGVNLFAGDGYGGLSKMAMYYIGGIMKHAKALCAFTNPTTNSYKRLVPGFEAPVNLAYSNRNRSASLRIPVTNNEKAKRVEYRTPDASANGYLAFAAQLMAGLDGIENKIDPGQPLDKDIYGLSPEELKDVPVVAGSLEEALDNLEKDHDFLLKGDVFTSDVIDMWISYKRESEVDPVRMRPCPEEFALYFDC
- the rlmD gene encoding 23S rRNA (uracil(1939)-C(5))-methyltransferase RlmD, coding for MEKSLIGCDLPPLTVEALVNGGAGLARHEGRVVFIPHTAVGDVVVCRVTKDKKKFLEAKVIEIIKPSSIRCRPMCPVAGDCGGCQWQHLPYAEQLYWKESLFRETLIHQCGVDADRVLLIIPAVNEWNYRSRVQVKCRNTQSGFMTGFYRSKSHRIVSIEECPVIAPELNTLLSRLRGCINLTVFAGDIPQIDMGVDDCGCCSAVLHYSGHDEEKLTELLTRETLAAALFIKKTSEKKIQNIHGNDSLQIIIDQPPILLKYAVGSFSQINLEQNRLLIDSVLHLAELTGTEQVLDLYCGMGNFSLPLARRAGHVVGVEESEASIEAAKSNSRQNNIINVDFFNQVAEGALERLSNKIQPDLLILDPPRSGAYAIMKELQRKPVKKIIYVSCDPQTLARDLSYLINNNYELLSSQPVDMFPQTYHCESISLLRYDS